In the Paenibacillus sp. FSL H7-0357 genome, one interval contains:
- a CDS encoding spore germination protein, translating into MLASILSYIPGWGVFYQAGIALLVPIIASRLYKTLHSYVGSGRGPQASGNGKVSNRRAQSDTALPQTAPPAAAFSGNFAADLHFIKEAIGGNSDLHFREFTLTKLQAKGVLMYVDGMQNDRLLNLKMMQFLMFEATAESLSASGIAEHLLPFSNLREASNLEELNKSVLFGHAALLIEGMPKGLLIQLPGGPNRAIAEPVSEALLRGPRLGFSEVLSENTSMLRRQGFSDQLELKTYRAGSSVQKDLVVAYIKDIVNPELLEEVQTRISKIDIDFLAESGYIEQLIEDNYLSPFQQVQSTERPDRVITALLEGRIAILLDGTPFALIVPVTFSMLLQSPEDYYDRWLPGSFLRMLRFSAAFMALMAPSLYISFISFHPGLIPTELAITIIKTRQGVPFPSLIEVLILEISIEILREAGIRLPKPIGPAMGIVGGLIIGDAAVNAGIVSPFLVIVVAVTAISSFSIPMYSAGITLRLLRFAGMIFAAILGMFGTILFFLLICSHLTRLKSFGVPYLTPVSPFRPRDWKDLFFRVPLAMMKRRPAMMKTKNSKRRS; encoded by the coding sequence TTGCTCGCATCGATCTTATCCTATATCCCGGGCTGGGGAGTTTTTTATCAGGCTGGAATTGCTCTGCTGGTCCCCATAATTGCCAGCCGTCTATACAAAACCTTGCATTCCTATGTAGGCAGCGGAAGAGGACCACAGGCCTCAGGCAACGGGAAAGTGTCTAACCGCAGAGCACAATCAGATACCGCCCTGCCGCAGACCGCCCCTCCCGCAGCGGCCTTCAGCGGAAATTTCGCCGCCGACCTTCACTTCATTAAGGAGGCTATCGGCGGAAACAGTGATCTCCACTTCAGGGAGTTCACGCTAACGAAGCTGCAGGCAAAAGGAGTGCTTATGTATGTGGACGGCATGCAGAACGACAGGCTGCTTAATTTGAAGATGATGCAGTTTCTAATGTTTGAGGCCACCGCCGAATCCTTGTCCGCCTCCGGCATCGCCGAACATCTGCTGCCCTTCAGCAATTTGCGCGAAGCCAGTAATCTGGAAGAACTCAACAAATCCGTCCTGTTCGGACATGCCGCTCTGCTGATTGAAGGAATGCCGAAGGGATTGCTGATCCAACTTCCGGGAGGCCCGAACCGTGCGATAGCAGAACCTGTCTCAGAAGCACTGCTGCGCGGACCACGACTCGGCTTCTCCGAGGTGCTGAGCGAGAATACCTCCATGCTGCGCCGCCAGGGGTTCAGTGACCAGCTTGAATTGAAGACGTACCGGGCCGGCAGCAGCGTGCAAAAGGATTTGGTGGTTGCCTACATCAAGGATATTGTCAATCCGGAGCTGCTGGAGGAAGTACAGACCCGTATTTCCAAAATAGACATCGACTTTCTCGCTGAATCGGGGTATATCGAGCAGTTGATTGAAGACAACTACCTAAGTCCTTTCCAGCAGGTCCAGAGTACCGAGCGACCTGACAGAGTTATAACTGCCCTGCTGGAAGGCCGCATCGCCATTCTTCTGGACGGGACGCCTTTCGCGCTGATTGTGCCGGTTACATTCAGTATGCTGCTGCAATCTCCGGAGGACTATTATGACCGGTGGCTGCCGGGATCATTTCTGCGGATGCTGCGTTTCTCCGCCGCATTTATGGCACTCATGGCTCCATCCCTTTACATTTCCTTCATTTCATTTCATCCGGGGCTTATTCCTACGGAGCTGGCGATCACGATTATCAAGACCCGGCAAGGTGTGCCCTTCCCTTCACTGATCGAGGTGCTGATTTTGGAGATATCGATTGAAATTTTACGGGAGGCCGGGATCAGGCTGCCCAAACCCATCGGCCCGGCGATGGGCATCGTCGGCGGCCTGATTATTGGCGATGCAGCTGTGAATGCAGGGATTGTCAGCCCATTCCTGGTCATTGTCGTTGCGGTCACTGCCATATCCTCTTTCTCTATTCCGATGTACAGCGCCGGGATTACCTTACGGCTTCTCCGTTTTGCCGGAATGATATTTGCCGCCATTCTCGGCATGTTCGGCACGATCCTGTTTTTCCTGCTCATCTGCAGCCATCTTACCAGGCTTAAGAGCTTCGGAGTGCCCTACCTGACGCCGGTATCGCCGTTTCGCCCAAGAGATTGGAAGGATTTATTCTTCCGTGTGCCGCTCGCAATGATGAAACGCAGACCTGCCATGATGAAAACAAAAAACAGCAAACGGAGGTCATGA
- a CDS encoding DUF1273 domain-containing protein, translating into MKTLLVTGYRAHELGIFDSKHQGIPYIKKALAGRLIPLIEEGLEWIITPGQYGVDLWACEVVLELKVQYPGLKLGIITAHAAPEEKWKEEKQNEYRRIIAGADYYGAVSNAPYDGSWQFRARDDLLFRKSDSILLFYDEDAAEGSPKYFKERALKLHAEGDYGLFLMHAEEIQNIADEENQREYE; encoded by the coding sequence ATGAAAACCTTACTGGTAACAGGGTACCGTGCGCATGAGCTCGGTATTTTTGACAGCAAACATCAAGGCATTCCCTATATCAAAAAAGCACTTGCAGGCAGGTTGATTCCCCTCATTGAAGAGGGGCTGGAATGGATCATTACGCCCGGACAATACGGAGTGGATCTTTGGGCATGTGAGGTGGTGCTTGAGCTGAAAGTGCAGTATCCCGGACTGAAGCTGGGCATTATTACAGCCCATGCCGCACCGGAAGAGAAATGGAAGGAGGAGAAGCAAAATGAATACCGGCGGATCATTGCCGGAGCGGATTACTACGGGGCTGTAAGCAATGCTCCTTATGACGGAAGCTGGCAATTCCGGGCCAGGGATGATCTGCTGTTCCGCAAAAGCGACAGCATTCTGCTCTTCTATGATGAGGACGCTGCCGAAGGAAGCCCGAAGTATTTTAAGGAGCGGGCATTGAAGCTGCATGCGGAGGGGGATTATGGCCTGTTCCTGATGCATGCCGAGGAAATCCAGAATATCGCAGATGAAGAAAATCAACGTGAATATGAATGA
- a CDS encoding YciI family protein: protein MNSVYEEDICYVILLSPTEQDRRDMEIIRGHVRHLQELERSGQLVMCGPFSDAPGGMVIIRAESREEAVAIAERDPYILSGVRSYELRTWDLSHEGNKHMGIAAD from the coding sequence ATGAATTCTGTTTATGAAGAGGATATTTGTTATGTCATTCTGTTAAGCCCGACCGAACAGGACCGCAGGGATATGGAAATTATACGGGGGCATGTGCGCCATCTGCAGGAGCTGGAACGCAGCGGGCAGCTCGTGATGTGCGGTCCGTTCAGCGATGCTCCTGGCGGGATGGTCATTATCCGCGCGGAATCGCGCGAAGAAGCAGTGGCCATTGCCGAACGTGACCCTTACATCCTCTCGGGCGTCCGCAGCTACGAGCTGCGCACCTGGGACCTGTCGCATGAAGGCAACAAGCATATGGGCATAGCTGCGGATTAA
- a CDS encoding amidase family protein — MSFEIVEATITEIQTALAAGEITSKQLVLMYLERIADHDKNGLTINSVLEINPDALFIAESLDVERSQQGPRGPMHGIPVLLKDNINTGDKMHTSAGSLALADSFAGEDAYIVTKLREAGAVILGKANMTEFANFMTNGMPSGYSSRGGQVLNPYNISTPTGGSSAGSAVAVACSFCTVSVGTETSGSILNPGNLGSIIGIKPTVGMISRSGILPLSNTQDTAGPMARTVRDAVLLLNAMLGKDSGDAAMGTSAGRLHEDYTAFLDPNGLQGARIGIPRDYYFEELTEEQLALFNASVERMRELGATIIDPAEIKTAREIKYSSVVLNEFKTSINAYLARLGPGVPMRTLKNIIDFNHAHPVETLRFGQATLIDAEYTSSGTLTEPQYLRDRATDLKLCKEQGIDATMSEHRLDALLFPADFGARITSRAGYPSIVVPSGYTSAGAPFGVTFSAQAYQEPMLIKLAYAYEQNYKIRKAPSLRSFI; from the coding sequence ATGAGTTTTGAAATCGTAGAGGCTACAATAACGGAGATTCAAACTGCGCTTGCTGCCGGAGAGATCACTTCGAAGCAGCTGGTGCTCATGTATCTTGAACGCATTGCCGACCATGACAAAAATGGCCTGACGATCAACTCCGTGCTGGAGATCAATCCGGATGCACTGTTCATCGCAGAATCTCTGGATGTAGAACGTTCGCAGCAGGGTCCCCGGGGGCCGATGCACGGCATACCGGTCTTACTGAAGGACAATATCAATACAGGGGATAAAATGCATACCAGTGCGGGATCGCTGGCTTTGGCGGATTCTTTTGCCGGGGAGGATGCCTATATCGTTACTAAACTGCGGGAAGCCGGGGCTGTTATTCTGGGAAAAGCCAACATGACCGAATTCGCCAATTTCATGACGAACGGCATGCCTTCGGGCTACAGCTCCCGGGGCGGACAGGTACTGAACCCTTATAACATATCCACACCGACAGGCGGCTCCAGCGCCGGTTCTGCGGTTGCGGTAGCCTGCAGCTTCTGCACAGTGTCCGTAGGAACGGAGACCTCCGGCTCCATCCTCAACCCCGGTAATCTCGGCTCGATCATCGGGATTAAGCCGACCGTAGGCATGATCAGCCGCTCGGGCATCCTCCCGCTGTCCAATACACAGGATACTGCAGGACCTATGGCAAGAACCGTCCGCGATGCCGTACTGCTGCTGAATGCAATGCTCGGGAAGGATAGCGGCGATGCCGCCATGGGAACAAGCGCAGGCAGACTGCATGAAGATTATACTGCCTTCCTCGACCCAAACGGGCTGCAGGGGGCACGCATTGGGATTCCGCGGGATTATTATTTCGAAGAATTAACGGAAGAGCAGCTGGCATTGTTCAACGCTTCCGTGGAGAGAATGCGTGAGCTTGGAGCGACAATTATCGACCCGGCTGAGATTAAGACCGCACGCGAGATCAAATATTCCTCCGTTGTGCTGAATGAATTCAAAACCTCCATCAATGCCTATCTAGCCCGCCTGGGTCCAGGCGTTCCGATGCGCACGCTGAAGAACATTATCGACTTCAATCATGCCCATCCGGTCGAGACGCTAAGGTTCGGGCAAGCCACGCTGATTGATGCTGAATACACCTCTTCCGGCACCTTGACGGAACCGCAATACCTGCGCGACCGCGCCACTGACCTTAAGCTCTGCAAGGAACAGGGCATCGACGCTACCATGAGCGAGCACCGGCTGGATGCTCTGCTGTTCCCGGCCGACTTCGGTGCGCGGATTACCTCAAGAGCGGGATATCCGTCCATCGTCGTGCCTTCCGGCTATACCTCGGCCGGCGCCCCCTTCGGCGTTACCTTCTCGGCGCAGGCCTACCAGGAGCCTATGCTGATCAAGCTGGCTTATGCGTACGAGCAGAATTACAAGATCCGTAAAGCGCCTTCGCTGCGCAGCTTTATCTAA
- a CDS encoding DUF6612 family protein, whose product MRKWTTFVLGVTLAVSLSACGNNEAAEKSTNAAEASATAAPAPEATEKAAAEQTANEGTPTVEELIQKTADASQELKSFAMESQISQKMSMTQGETTQDQNVEMTMKSEYMKDPLQMHQVIQINLAGQGEQKMEQYITDAGSFSLVNGQWIKMPAEMTEQVMSAMQQSASPEKQLEQFKSITEFTKVTEDGEDYVLTAEVSGDNVKELAKSYMNQSGSADPQMTALMDQMDIKSMTIVYGVNQKTYLPTRTDVDMVMDMTTDSQKISIDMKMKNEIGQHNEIKAIEVPKEALQAKEIQTPSATAASK is encoded by the coding sequence TTGAGAAAATGGACAACATTCGTACTAGGAGTAACGCTGGCAGTCAGCCTGTCGGCCTGTGGCAACAATGAGGCTGCCGAAAAATCAACGAATGCTGCCGAAGCATCCGCCACTGCTGCTCCGGCACCGGAAGCAACAGAGAAGGCGGCTGCGGAGCAAACTGCAAATGAGGGGACTCCCACTGTAGAAGAGCTTATTCAGAAGACGGCAGATGCAAGCCAGGAACTGAAGAGCTTTGCGATGGAATCGCAGATTTCACAGAAGATGAGCATGACCCAAGGGGAGACGACCCAGGATCAAAACGTTGAAATGACCATGAAATCAGAATATATGAAGGACCCGCTGCAAATGCATCAGGTGATCCAGATAAATCTGGCGGGGCAGGGAGAGCAAAAGATGGAGCAGTACATTACTGATGCCGGTTCTTTTAGCTTGGTCAATGGACAGTGGATAAAAATGCCTGCTGAAATGACTGAGCAAGTAATGTCTGCTATGCAGCAATCGGCCAGTCCGGAGAAGCAGCTGGAACAATTTAAGTCCATCACAGAATTTACGAAGGTCACCGAGGATGGTGAGGATTACGTTCTAACCGCTGAGGTATCAGGGGACAATGTGAAGGAACTTGCGAAAAGCTATATGAACCAGAGCGGCAGCGCGGACCCGCAAATGACGGCTTTGATGGATCAGATGGACATTAAGAGTATGACAATCGTCTATGGAGTTAATCAAAAAACATACCTGCCCACCCGCACGGATGTGGATATGGTCATGGATATGACCACCGACAGCCAGAAAATCAGCATAGATATGAAGATGAAAAATGAGATCGGGCAGCATAATGAAATCAAGGCGATCGAGGTCCCGAAGGAAGCTTTGCAGGCAAAGGAAATACAGACGCCTTCAGCAACAGCAGCATCAAAGTAA
- a CDS encoding sensor histidine kinase: MDNLKKRTSILFYWTVRYLLIISIGLLLTALVTFWWIQQEAMNNRMQTSGLLAQEIADRSVGTDGNMNISPTLSKLVEDRKRFFKLTVEMCVIITDKEGQLLFSEPPLSEEAMRHKLNDTLNDSRSPEFKAAVAQIQGDGEALGQVIVLQSKRSLRHIPKEEITFFLILVVFLIILSWLTIYLLSSKLAKPIQKVAAAAAQISGGQYNIVLETGAKEREIHELLMSFQEMAGKLQQFEQSRAVMLAGVSHELKTPVTSIKGLVHAVREGVVEGEEAGEFLDIALLEASRLQRMVADLLDYNALTAGIVAVRHDRLDAVPLLEEIIYQWKLTQSADVNEPLLHMPEKSLFLRGDPLRIQQIIVNLLNNSVQAKKPGSSLQLTISLLLAPAGHAEITVADNGTGITPDNRDKVFEAFFRSNDKQSTLRGLGLGLTFSRLLAEAMGGTLVLGSSQEQGCRFVLTLPLVP; this comes from the coding sequence ATGGACAACCTGAAGAAACGCACCTCCATCCTCTTCTATTGGACTGTCCGCTACCTGCTGATTATCAGCATCGGATTGCTGCTCACCGCACTCGTCACTTTCTGGTGGATTCAGCAGGAAGCGATGAACAACCGCATGCAGACCTCCGGTCTGCTGGCCCAGGAGATCGCCGACCGCAGTGTCGGCACGGACGGAAACATGAACATCAGTCCGACTCTGAGCAAGCTCGTTGAGGACCGCAAGCGCTTCTTCAAATTAACGGTGGAAATGTGTGTGATCATCACAGATAAAGAGGGACAGCTGCTGTTCTCTGAGCCGCCGCTCAGCGAGGAAGCGATGCGGCATAAGCTCAATGATACGTTAAACGATTCCCGCAGCCCGGAGTTCAAGGCTGCTGTCGCCCAAATCCAAGGAGACGGCGAAGCGCTGGGGCAGGTCATTGTCCTGCAGTCCAAACGTTCCCTGCGCCATATCCCGAAGGAAGAGATTACCTTCTTCTTGATTCTCGTCGTCTTTCTGATCATCTTAAGCTGGCTGACCATCTATCTCCTCTCCAGCAAGCTGGCCAAACCGATCCAGAAAGTGGCTGCCGCCGCTGCACAAATCAGCGGCGGCCAGTATAACATTGTTCTGGAGACAGGGGCAAAGGAACGTGAGATTCACGAGCTGCTGATGTCCTTTCAGGAGATGGCGGGAAAACTGCAGCAATTCGAGCAGTCGCGCGCAGTCATGCTGGCCGGAGTCTCACATGAGCTGAAGACACCGGTCACTTCGATCAAAGGGCTGGTCCATGCCGTCCGTGAAGGTGTGGTTGAAGGGGAGGAAGCCGGAGAATTTCTTGATATCGCTTTGCTGGAAGCAAGCCGATTGCAGCGTATGGTCGCTGACCTGCTCGACTACAACGCCCTGACTGCCGGTATTGTCGCCGTCCGCCACGACAGGCTGGATGCAGTTCCACTGCTCGAGGAAATCATCTATCAATGGAAGCTGACACAAAGCGCAGATGTCAACGAACCTCTGCTGCACATGCCGGAGAAATCCCTGTTCCTGCGGGGTGATCCGCTGCGCATCCAGCAGATTATCGTCAATTTATTGAATAACAGCGTGCAGGCCAAGAAACCGGGAAGCAGCCTCCAGCTCACCATCAGCCTTCTATTGGCTCCAGCCGGACACGCCGAGATTACTGTGGCGGACAATGGAACAGGGATTACGCCGGATAATAGAGACAAGGTCTTCGAAGCCTTCTTCCGCAGCAACGACAAGCAAAGCACACTGCGCGGACTGGGCCTCGGTCTGACCTTCAGCCGTCTGCTCGCCGAAGCGATGGGCGGAACACTGGTGCTGGGCAGTAGCCAGGAACAAGGCTGCCGCTTCGTGCTGACACTGCCGCTGGTGCCCTGA
- a CDS encoding response regulator transcription factor: MKSILIVEDEEAIARVLSAYLKKAGFHVTRAADGRAALEAFEVSPPALILLDIMLPNMDGFELLGLIREKSSCPVIMLTARDGINDRLAGLDGGADDYMSKPFIPEEVVARVNAVLRRPSQWSDGSRKRHFGSLFIDFSARSLFLNGAEVNLSPRDMSVMLFLAERPNQICTREQLIEQVWEMDYEGSDRAVDLSIKRLRQALSHWPADEGEIRTLRGTGYQLWTT; this comes from the coding sequence ATGAAGTCGATTCTAATTGTTGAAGATGAGGAAGCCATTGCCCGGGTGCTTAGTGCCTATCTCAAAAAAGCCGGCTTCCACGTAACCCGCGCCGCCGACGGACGCGCCGCGCTGGAAGCCTTTGAAGTTTCCCCTCCCGCACTGATCCTGCTCGACATTATGCTGCCGAACATGGACGGCTTCGAGCTGCTTGGCCTGATCCGCGAGAAGAGCAGCTGCCCTGTCATCATGCTGACAGCCCGGGACGGCATCAATGACCGGCTGGCCGGACTGGACGGCGGCGCCGACGATTATATGTCCAAGCCCTTTATCCCGGAAGAAGTAGTGGCCCGCGTAAATGCGGTGCTGCGCCGCCCTTCCCAGTGGTCTGACGGCAGCCGCAAACGCCATTTCGGCAGCCTGTTCATCGACTTTTCGGCACGCAGCCTCTTCCTGAACGGTGCCGAGGTCAACCTCAGCCCGCGCGACATGTCGGTGATGTTATTTTTGGCTGAACGCCCGAATCAAATTTGCACTAGAGAACAGCTGATTGAGCAGGTATGGGAAATGGACTATGAGGGCAGCGACCGTGCCGTAGATCTATCGATCAAAAGACTGCGCCAGGCACTCTCGCACTGGCCGGCGGATGAAGGGGAGATTCGCACGCTCAGAGGAACGGGGTATCAATTATGGACAACCTGA
- a CDS encoding YceI family protein: protein MNKKTWVWIATGVVIIGAVTAFAFLNKSLGNNVEIESVIPAQEQGTNSAGTAAANANANASGETASGAAVTAEQLNGAWSIADTSKVYWSVTTSKETVNFVNEKVQGTWNVNLEDAAAMTGEGTLEMSALDSENTQRDEHVKSDDYLAVTKFPQSTFTVKSFSELPAEWTEGTAVPVEMQGTLTVKGIEKDVTFQSQAVYSGGQLLLSGTTTVTFEDFGMVSPHSIVLDTENNLEVRLELTLTK from the coding sequence ATGAACAAAAAAACATGGGTCTGGATTGCCACAGGAGTCGTTATCATCGGAGCTGTTACGGCCTTTGCCTTCTTGAACAAGAGCTTGGGCAATAACGTTGAAATCGAGTCTGTTATTCCTGCACAGGAACAGGGAACGAATAGTGCGGGCACGGCTGCCGCGAACGCAAATGCAAATGCGAGTGGAGAAACAGCTTCCGGTGCTGCTGTTACAGCGGAACAATTGAACGGTGCCTGGAGTATTGCCGACACTTCCAAAGTCTATTGGTCGGTGACGACCTCCAAAGAGACAGTGAATTTTGTGAACGAAAAGGTGCAGGGAACCTGGAATGTGAATCTTGAGGATGCCGCCGCAATGACCGGGGAAGGGACTCTGGAGATGAGCGCGCTGGATTCCGAAAATACTCAAAGAGATGAGCATGTCAAAAGCGATGATTACCTCGCGGTAACGAAGTTCCCGCAGTCGACCTTCACCGTGAAGTCGTTCTCTGAACTGCCGGCAGAATGGACGGAAGGCACCGCAGTACCCGTAGAGATGCAAGGGACACTTACGGTCAAAGGGATTGAGAAGGACGTGACTTTCCAGTCACAGGCCGTATACAGCGGAGGACAGCTTCTGCTGTCGGGAACAACAACCGTAACATTTGAGGATTTCGGCATGGTAAGTCCACATTCCATCGTATTGGATACGGAGAACAATCTCGAAGTACGCCTGGAACTTACGCTTACTAAATAG
- a CDS encoding peptidoglycan D,D-transpeptidase FtsI family protein: protein MKSIFKSNSLSDDQKTNQSLSLRINVFFFSTFIIFCIIIVRLAILQFVEGPTLKDEETSRDTKSVPLASIRGTIYAQAGEKLAYSTSVQTLYFTLTREYSETSTDKKTKKTARTPEAVAKAGLLAAGLAADFATYGAKVPKEEVLTKDKVLLAMDLDSKVYSGFMLRPIKRGLTNKEVAYFMEHKGKYPNLTISEEDERHYDKDTVASQTVGYIKPFKNADMDIYRNILAAMKNEGDPGLAYRADEFVGYDGLELQYQRELRGRNGYLMVGVNAQNIAEGIEEVVPPVKGNDLWTTINKNIQLKTEQAILDQLEWVHRNPVQGKVHPDAKTGYAVAMEVDTGNIVAMASMEDYDTNLWTKGTLPTSVWNELMLNYQNGTITPISSGRSGHNFESTVFLGSVIKPLTVLIGLNEGFITTNSTYTDKGSTTFGRAGHETTVRNAGGHAYGYFSSPAKAIEKSSNVFMIDMIGKKLYEKYHEKGVKVWDKYMRDFGLGEFPDSGLPGEHKGIINYFKEAEAGSAQSALVFASFGQQGRYTALQLAQYASTLANQGARIKPQLVSKITDSAGKTVKTFGREVLNEVKFDKSYWREVIKGMNTDVKAFEGFPYDFARKTGTSQQEYYRKVNGVNTKFTVDNGVFIAFAPRENPKLAVAVVIPEGGFGSNSAAPVARKIFDAYDWEYGLEGTPKKSIPPKEDAADKTTGDGEAAEDGH from the coding sequence GTGAAGTCTATTTTCAAATCAAATTCTTTATCTGATGACCAAAAAACGAACCAGTCGCTTAGTCTGCGCATCAATGTGTTTTTCTTCAGCACGTTTATTATATTCTGCATTATTATTGTCCGTCTTGCCATTCTACAGTTTGTGGAGGGACCTACGCTCAAAGATGAGGAAACAAGCAGGGATACGAAAAGTGTGCCGCTTGCTTCAATCAGAGGGACTATTTATGCCCAAGCTGGAGAGAAACTGGCCTATTCGACGTCGGTGCAGACCTTATATTTTACTTTAACAAGAGAATATTCCGAAACCTCGACGGACAAGAAGACCAAAAAAACTGCCCGTACTCCAGAGGCCGTCGCCAAGGCCGGCCTTCTTGCAGCCGGTCTTGCAGCTGATTTCGCAACATATGGGGCCAAGGTACCCAAAGAGGAAGTACTGACCAAAGATAAAGTACTCTTAGCCATGGACCTGGATTCCAAAGTTTATTCCGGCTTTATGCTGCGTCCGATCAAACGCGGTCTGACGAATAAAGAAGTGGCCTACTTTATGGAGCACAAGGGCAAATACCCCAATCTCACGATAAGTGAAGAGGATGAACGTCATTATGACAAGGATACGGTAGCATCACAAACGGTTGGATATATCAAGCCTTTCAAAAATGCGGACATGGATATTTATAGAAACATCCTGGCGGCGATGAAAAATGAGGGAGACCCCGGTCTGGCTTACAGAGCTGATGAGTTCGTCGGGTACGACGGTCTTGAACTCCAGTATCAAAGAGAGCTGCGCGGGCGCAACGGATATCTGATGGTAGGCGTTAATGCACAGAACATAGCCGAAGGCATTGAGGAAGTGGTTCCACCCGTCAAAGGAAATGACCTGTGGACTACGATCAACAAAAACATTCAACTGAAGACAGAACAGGCTATCTTGGATCAGCTTGAATGGGTGCACAGAAATCCGGTACAGGGAAAGGTTCATCCCGACGCCAAGACCGGCTACGCTGTTGCCATGGAGGTCGATACCGGTAATATTGTAGCTATGGCCAGCATGGAGGACTATGACACCAATCTGTGGACCAAGGGTACCCTTCCGACATCGGTATGGAACGAACTGATGCTAAATTATCAGAACGGTACTATTACACCTATTTCTTCCGGGCGGTCCGGACACAACTTCGAATCGACAGTATTTCTAGGTTCTGTCATCAAACCGCTGACCGTATTGATCGGTCTGAACGAAGGATTTATTACAACAAACAGTACCTATACGGACAAAGGCAGCACGACCTTCGGCAGAGCAGGACACGAAACAACCGTGCGCAACGCCGGCGGTCATGCTTACGGATACTTTAGTTCCCCTGCCAAAGCAATTGAGAAATCCTCCAACGTATTTATGATCGATATGATCGGCAAAAAGCTTTATGAGAAATACCATGAAAAAGGTGTCAAGGTCTGGGATAAATATATGAGAGATTTTGGACTTGGTGAATTTCCGGATAGCGGACTGCCGGGAGAACACAAGGGCATCATCAATTATTTTAAAGAAGCTGAGGCTGGCAGCGCACAATCGGCGCTGGTATTCGCCTCCTTCGGACAGCAAGGGCGTTACACCGCCCTGCAGTTAGCACAATATGCTTCCACCTTGGCAAATCAGGGGGCACGGATCAAACCCCAGCTGGTCAGTAAAATCACAGATTCGGCGGGCAAAACCGTAAAGACGTTCGGGAGGGAAGTGCTGAACGAAGTGAAGTTCGACAAGTCCTACTGGCGGGAAGTTATTAAAGGAATGAATACTGACGTTAAGGCATTTGAGGGTTTCCCCTATGACTTTGCACGCAAAACTGGAACCTCCCAGCAGGAATACTACAGAAAAGTCAATGGAGTCAATACGAAGTTTACAGTGGACAACGGGGTATTTATTGCTTTTGCTCCACGTGAGAATCCAAAGCTGGCAGTAGCTGTAGTCATCCCCGAGGGAGGATTCGGCTCGAACAGTGCCGCACCGGTTGCCCGCAAAATTTTTGACGCGTACGATTGGGAATATGGCCTGGAGGGCACACCGAAGAAGAGCATTCCCCCTAAGGAAGATGCGGCTGACAAGACCACCGGCGATGGAGAAGCAGCGGAAGACGGGCATTAG
- a CDS encoding (deoxy)nucleoside triphosphate pyrophosphohydrolase — translation MIEVAAAIIHNKEGQILIARRRQGKSQAGLWEFPGGKLEAGEDVPQCLRRELMEELNITIRPTGAYGVNEHNYGSVQILLIAWKAEFLEGEISLSDHDEYSWVLPAELESFVFAPADVPFVERLLEESR, via the coding sequence ATGATTGAAGTAGCAGCGGCGATTATACATAATAAAGAAGGGCAGATATTGATTGCCCGCAGGCGGCAGGGCAAATCGCAGGCCGGATTGTGGGAATTCCCCGGCGGCAAGCTGGAGGCCGGCGAAGATGTCCCGCAGTGTCTGCGAAGAGAGCTGATGGAGGAGTTGAATATCACCATACGTCCCACCGGGGCTTACGGGGTCAATGAGCATAACTATGGCAGTGTGCAGATCCTGCTGATTGCCTGGAAAGCGGAGTTTCTGGAAGGGGAGATCAGTCTCAGCGATCATGATGAGTACAGCTGGGTGCTGCCTGCTGAACTGGAGAGTTTTGTTTTTGCTCCGGCCGATGTTCCTTTTGTAGAAAGATTGCTGGAAGAGTCCCGCTGA
- a CDS encoding nucleoside triphosphate pyrophosphohydrolase, which produces MAEYPKLVRDGIPGLIASQGRTLTSRILEPEEYIEYLRAKLREETAEYFKAASDEHALEELADMLEVIRALAQTHGADSEVLENIRAEKAERRGAFKERILLLQLEEAH; this is translated from the coding sequence TTGGCTGAATATCCGAAGCTTGTGCGTGATGGCATTCCGGGGCTGATAGCTTCTCAGGGGCGAACCTTGACTTCCCGAATACTGGAACCTGAAGAATACATAGAATATTTGCGCGCGAAGTTGCGCGAAGAAACGGCGGAGTACTTCAAGGCCGCGAGCGATGAGCATGCACTGGAGGAGCTGGCCGATATGCTGGAGGTCATCCGCGCTTTGGCACAAACTCATGGAGCGGACAGTGAAGTTCTGGAGAACATTCGTGCAGAGAAGGCGGAGCGCCGCGGAGCATTTAAGGAACGGATTTTGCTGCTGCAGCTGGAGGAAGCACACTAG